One region of Polyodon spathula isolate WHYD16114869_AA chromosome 25, ASM1765450v1, whole genome shotgun sequence genomic DNA includes:
- the LOC121300133 gene encoding CMRF35-like molecule 5: MRLAWLLFGCLISVCLSHKVALQAGASLSVRCQYERFGQRWAKVWCRQSSPQHCSIVAATDQPGHEGRQQIQDNVTHGFITITMSDLQSSDSGVYYCGVHCKGRVYLLGAIEIQVSKAPRTQRRVSYPLTTTSVRSTSITSLSIPRATKTEENLNALQDRETDLSYSVLATLLTCLLLVSLAVFIKGRMRYKTDLIRHKKTPFVMARFARRKKQENVYGATPRRDKVTFSSVQHGGQPENLQSSQSQSSNIPGGPFDMPRVEDAVEYTAVYFSGEIMQGERNVGAAEDCTMVEGTAGAGSVSFHSTPQNPQAVVYSRVF, from the exons ATGAGACTCGCTTGGCTGCTGTTTGGGTGTCTGATCTCAG TCTGCCTCTCCCACAAGGTGGCGCTGCAGGCTGGAGCATCGCTGTCAGTGCGCTGTCAGTATGAGCGGTTTGGGCAGCGGTGGGCCAAGGTGTGGTGCAGACAGAGCTCCCCGCAGCACTGCAGCATCGTGGCTGCCACAGACCAGCCTGGCCACGAAGGGAGGCAGCAGATTCAGGACAACGTGACTCACGGCTTCATCACCATCACCATGAGTGACCTGCAGAGCAGCGACTCAGGAGTCTACTACTGCGGGGTGCACTGCAAGGGGCGGGTCTACCTGCTGGGGGCGATAGAGATACAGGTGTCAAAAG CGCCCAGGACCCAGCGACGTGTCTCTTATCCACTGACCACCACCTCTGTGAGAAGTACCTCTATCACCTCCCTGTCTATCCCCAGAGCCACCAAGACTGAGGAGAACCTCAA tgctCTGCAGGACAGGGAGACGGACCTGAGCTATTCTGTATTGGCCACACTCCTCACCTGTCTGCTGCTGGTTTCCCTGGCAGTCTTTATTAAAGGGAGAATGCGCTACAAGACTG ATCTGATAAGgcataaaaaaacaccttttgtcATGGCCAGATTTGCCCGTCgtaaaaaacaggaaaatgtgtACGGAGCAACGCCCCGTCGTGATAAAGTAACATTCTCCAGCG TTCAACACGGAGGACAGCCAGAGAACCTGCAATCTTCTCAGAGTCAGTCTTCCAACATTCCCGGAGGACCTTTCGACATGCCCAGG GTAGAAGATGCTGTAGagtacacagcagtgtatttctCTGGAGAGATTATGCAGGGAGAGCGGAATGTCGGGGCTGCTGAAGACTGCACCATGGTGGAGGGGACAGCCGGAGCTGGATCAGTCAGCTTTCACAGCACCCCTCAGAACCCGCAGGCTGTAGTTTATTCCAGGGTTTTTTAG
- the LOC121299495 gene encoding calcium-independent phospholipase A2-gamma-like has translation MSLYFNTYLYLILLRGRRARLYHRIRYLLTVFRVTAGLAPRLPSSGMNCPVGIIPPKSQSSVLRLGGSAGMDSRQSVINSSSGILTSELHSRNVRMDYKHTSLGLFKPGPGSVMASLSSLRLGTSAKAYSSSHSSRSSSRREAPIGVCQEDKESFQLGNLGASFGESFQHLSQHINVYFGGKRLEGEGSHKTKNRRVIEILEVRDQEPHLRMARGTQSYSGDRKGRHGILQADSEAENHVPSKVQLFHISGLATKFGESYSYVASHINTLFSRGQTQGEQPPESDFSRVARRSRRGARQGKHAGSESKIGRNIAETQPHESVQSHGQDPAARVDPLQDSEYRDSYYQYLAQYINQYFGSSEPAIKPTKSARSIDVNHVETGNTAKRNVSAPVNLTREAACKTADQKSSQDHKAPASIPKTPGLFHISSLATSFGESYSQMANHVNCYFKGEGAWEEETEEQEGECTKEVLYESTAPPLVKKRTFLQYLTQPTGTVQELLGSYLGMEPGSQVAQPSSGVTASGDGRNRRVFGKRQAEVAARVLVHKVHTASGSHSMTARIEELNRHLTRYPECRAVAWQEKALVLLLRQRRCHSDDQELQGAIREALALIGYADPVKGQGIRVLSIDGGGTRGLVALQVLKQLEEESGKPVHQMFDYVCGVSTGAVLAFTLGLGQTSVGECEEMYRRFGSDVFRQNPLVGTVKMGWNHAYYNSTTWEGILREKMGSEVLIKTARTPSCPKVAAVSAVVNWGSSPKPYIFRNYNHAPGSVSRYAGGTGHRLWQAVRASSAAPGYFQEFRLHNDIHQDGGLLLNNPCALAVHECRLLWPGSPFQCVVSLGTGRYDSGKKSEATWTSLRSKISNVISSATDTEGVHTLLDDLLPVDVYFRFNPLMSAYVPLDESRAECLDQLRDDTELYLQRNRPKLQRLSGILQAERGALQTAGDRLGESAWMLRHRWS, from the exons ATGAGTCTTTACTTCAACACCTACCTCTACCTGATCCTGCTAAGGGGGAGGAGAGCGAGGCTCTACCACAGGATCAGGTACCTTTTGACTGTCTTCAGGGTTACAGCCGGGCTAGCCCCTAGACTCCCCTCCTCAGGAATGAACTGTCCTGTCGGAATAATCCCTCCCAAATCCCAAAGTTCAGTGCTCCGGCTTGGGGGCTCAGCCGGGATGGATTCACGGCAGTCCGTTATTAATTCTAGTTCCGGCATCCTCACTTCAGAATTGCACTCAAGAAATGTTAGAATGGATTATAAACACACTAGCCTTGGTTTGTTCAAGCCAGGTCCTGGGTCTGTCATGGCAAGCCTGAGTAGTCTTCGTCTTGGTACGAGTGCCAAAGCATACTCCTCATCCCATAGCAGTAGAAGTAGCAGCAGAAGGGAGGCACCGATTGGTGTCTGTCAGGAAGATAAAGAATCCTTCCAGTTGGGCAACCTAGGGGCCAGCTTTGGGGAGTCCTTCCAGCACCTATCCCAACACATCAATGTCTACTTTGGGGGTAAGAGactggagggagaggggagtCATAAAACTAAAAATAGGCGAGTGATAGAGATTTTGGAGGTCAGGGACCAGGAGCCACATTTGAGGATGGCAAGGGGTACCCAAAGTTACTCTGGAGACAGGAAAGGGAGGCATGGGATTTTGCAAGCTGATTCGGAGGCAGAGAACCATGTACCATCTAAAGTGCAGCTTTTTCACATCAGTGGCCTGGCTACCAAGTTTGGTGAGAGTTACAGCTATGTGGCCAGTCATATCAACACCCTTTTTTCTCGAGGCCAAACCCAAGGCGAGCAGCCCCCTGAGTCTGATTTCAGTAGGGTGGCAAGGAGAAGCCGACGGGGAGCAAGACAGGGGAAACACGCTGGATCTGAGAGCAAGATTGGAAGGAATATCGCTGAAACACAACCACATGAGTCTGTCCAATCTCATGGGCAGGATCCTGCTGCAAGAGTAGACCCACTCCAAGACTCAGAATACAGAGATAGTTATTATCAGTACTTGGCTCAGTATATAAACCAGTACTTTGGTTCCAGTGAACCTGCCATCAAACCAACAAAGTCTGCAAGATCTATTGATGTGAACCATGTGGAGACTGGGAACACTGCCAAACGAAATGTCTCTGCTCCGGTAAATCTAACAAGAGAGGCTGCCTGCAAAACTGCAGATCAAAAGTCCAGCCAAGATCACAAAGCTCCAGCCTCCATACCCAAAACTCCAGGTCTCTTTCACATCAGTAGCCTAGCAACCAGTTTCGGGGAGAGCTACTCACAAATGGCCAATCACGTCAACTGTTATTTCAAAGGTGAAGGAGCCTGGGAGGAGGAGACGGAGGAACAGGAAGGAGAGTGCACCAAGGAGGTCCTGTATGAAAGCACAGCACCCCCGCTGGTGAAGAAGCGCACCTTCCTTCAGTACCTCACTCAGCCCACTGGCACTGTGCAGGAACTGCTGGGGAGTTATCTTGGGATGGAACCAGGGAGCCAGGTGGCTCAGCCAAGCTCTGGGGTAACAGCGTCAGGAGATGGGAGAAACAGAAGG GTGTTTGGTAAGAGGCAAGCTGAGGTTGCAGCCCGGGTTCTGGTCCATAAGGTCCACACTGCCTCCGGGTCACACTCCATGACAGCCAGAATCGAGGAACTGAACCGCCACCTGACCCGATACCCAGAGTGTCGAGCGGTGGCATGGCAG GAGAAGGCGCTGGTTCTCCTGTTGCGCCAAAGACGTTGCCATAGTGACGACCAAGAGCTCCAAGGAGCAATCAGGGAGGCCCTGGCTCTGATTGGCTATGCGGACCCGGTCAAAGGTCAAGGGATAAGAGTTCTTTCCATCGACGGAGGTGGCACAAG AGGGCTAGTGGCTCTGCAGGTGCTGAaacagctggaggaggagagTGGCAAGCCAGTCCACCAGATGTTTGATTATGTGTGTGGCGTGAGCACAG GAGCAGTGCTGGCCTTCACACTGGGTCTGGGCCAGACCTCGGTGGGGGAGTGTGAGGAGATGTACCGCCGCTTCGGCTCCGATGTGTTTCGGCAGAACCCATTGGTGGGAACGGTCAAGATGGGCTGGAATCACGCCTACTACAACTCTACCACCTGGGAGGGCATCCTGAG GGAGAAGATGGGGAGTGAGGTGCTTATTAAAACAGCCAGGACACCCTCCTGTCCCAAG GTTGCAGCAGTCAGTGCGGTGGTGAACTGGGGGTCGAGCCCCAAGCCCTACATCTTTCGGAACTACAACCACGCACCGGGGAGTGTGAGCCGCTATGCGGGCGGGACGGGGCACCGGCTGTGGCAGGCTGTCAGGGCATCCTCTGCAGCGCCTGGGTACTTCCAGGAGTTCAGACTTCACAACGACATTCACCAG GACGGAGGGCTGCTGCTCAATAACCCCTGTGCGCTGGCTGTCCACGAGTGCCGTCTGCTGTGGCCCGGGTCGCCCTTCCAGTGCGTGGTGTCTCTAGGCACCGGTCGCTATGACAGCGGCAAGAAGAGCGAGGCAACATGGACCAGCCTGAGATCGAAGATCAGCAACGTCATCAGCAGTGCCACAGACACCGAGG GTGTCCACACTCTCCTGGATGACCTCCTGCCTGTCGACGTGTATTTCCGTTTCAACCCCTTGATGAGCGCATACGTCCCCTTGGATGAGAGCCGGGCGGAGTGCCTGGACCAGCTCCGAGATGACACCGAGCTGTACCTGCAACGCAACCGGCCCAAACTGCAGCGCCTGTCCGGTATTCTGCAAGCGGAGCGGGGTGCCCTGCAGACAGCGGGGGACAGGCTCGGGGAGAGCGCCTGGATGTTGAGGCACCGCTGGAGCTAG